From Serratia fonticola:
GTATTTCCCACTGTATCAAATCGATAAGCTGGGTAAGGCGCATCTGTTTGCCACGCTCTATTCCCTATATCCGGCAGACAGCTGCGCGGTGTTCGATGAACAAAGCGGTGAGTGGCAGTTGTATGATGGTTTGCCTTGGTATCTGAACGATCTGCGCCCGGTAGGTTTTCTTGGCCGCGCCTGGGGGAAAGCCGTTGCACGGCGGCTAAAGTTGCCGGAAGACGTTCTGCAATGGAATGAAGAACAGCGCCTGGTAGCGCTTTGTCATTATGGTGAGGATATGAGTGGCGATCTGTTGCCGGGCGCAGAGAGTTATCAGCGTTGGTTAACGCGCGCGGCTGAAATCCCGGTACCGATGGCGGGCAAGGCCAAGTATTACGCTACGCTGTCTGCGCGCGCATTAGCGGGGGAACTGATTGGTTCTTCTGCCGGTGGCGAGCAGCCCAAGTTTACTGCCTATGCCGAACTGTCGGGAAATCGCCGTAGTCATGTGCTGGTGAAGTTCAGTGCGGTACCGGACAACTCCATTGCGCAACGCTGGAGCGATTTGCTGATCGCTGAGTCATTGGCATTGCAAGTGGTTGCAGAGGCCGGATTGTGTTCCGCACCGACAAAGGTGTTGTTTGGCGATAACCAACAGTGTTTTTTGGAGATCGAACGATTTGACCGTATTGGTGAACATGGGCGAGTCGCTCTGGTTTCACTGGAGGCGTTGGATGCCGAGTTTAGCGGCAGCGGCGGGGCTAACTGGGTCACCGCAGCGGAAAAGCTATTGCAGCAGGGGATCATCGATCATCAAACCTGGAAAACAATCGGTCTGTATTGGGCATTTGGCAGGCTGATCGCCAATAGCGATATGCACCAGGGGAATCTATCGTTCCTGCGTACGGAGCAGTGGCCGATGGTATTGGCTCCGTTGTATGACATGTTGCCGATGGCGTTTGCCCCTGCCAATAGCGGTAATATGCGAGAAACAGCGGTGGAAATCAGATTGGGCAATGAGGTCAACGGCCCCATTTGGCGGCAGGCCGAGTTGATGGCGGTTGAATTCTGGCAGCGTACGGCACAACATCCGCAAATCAGCGAATCGTTCCGGGCCATTGCTGCTCAAATGCTGGTACAGCTTCAGGCGCTGAACGATCGTATTCAGCGCTTGGCTTAATCTTTCTTCATCTCTTCCTGCTCTGCCGGTTTCTCGTCATCACCATCGTCTACCGTGTTACCTTCTGCCAGCGGTGTGTTGGCGGTTAGCAGGTATGGCGACTGCTGCCAGCGGCTGCGGCGGCCTTGCAGCAGGGTACGGGCCAGAATAATGCCGATGGCCAGCGCCAGCAGGATCATCAGGCGTAGCAGGTTGGTGGTGTTATCTACCTGTTTGGATTCGGTGGCCAGCACGTGAGTATCCAGCGTTACGCGGATAAAGCCCAGCGGGCCATCTTTGCCCTGGATTGACTCGACGAGCTGGTGGTTGAAGTAGCTGCCTGCACGTTTGCCATCCAGCGCCAGGCGATCGCGCACGCTAATCTGCTCGCCGGAATGGGCGATCAGGGTGCCGTCCAACTGGTAGACGCTGGCGTCCAGAATACGGCTGTGATCGGTCAGCTGCGTGAGAATGCGCTCAACCTGCTGATTGTCTATGTCGCTGTCGCCATCCATCAGCGGAGTCAGGCTAAAAGCTACCTGTTTGGTCAAGGTTTGTGCCAATTCTTCCACCTGTTCCGATCGCGCCATTTGGTGGCTCAGGCTAAAATAGGAGGCACCTTGCATCAACAGCACCAGCAACGCCAGGCAAATCAGGATAATAGCGGTGCGATGCAGGCGGAATTTCAGTTTAGCTTTAGCCATTAGGCTTCCTTTAGGGCGGTCATCCGGGAGTCACGATTGACCACCTGGCTGTGCGGTACCGGGATGTACCAATACCGCGAGCGCATGGATGCGCTAGAGCGGCCAACTAGAGATTCATAGGGTAATATGTTGCCAGAAGCAATGGCGATAGGATAGCTTGATGCGTCGTTTTATCATGCAGTGTTATTCAGGAGTTAAGGATGCCAAATAGTCTGACCTATTGCGATCTCCCCGCAGAGATCTCTCAATGGCCGGGGTTGCCCCTTTCGTTGAGCGGTGACGAAGTCATGCCGCTGGACTATCGGGCGGGCCACACCGGTTGGCTACTATATGGCAGAGAACTGGATAAAGAGCGTATTACTCAGTTCCAGCGCAAGCTAGGGGCCGCGATGGTGATCGTGACGGCCTGGGCGGTGGAAGATTATCAGGTGGTTCGTCTGGCGGGGACGCTATCTGCGCGAGCCAAACTGTTGGCGAACGAAAACGGGCTAGACGTTGCCCCACTGGGCAAAATCCCTAACCTGCGCAAGCCGGGCCTGTTAGTGA
This genomic window contains:
- the yjjJ gene encoding type II toxin-antitoxin system HipA family toxin YjjJ: MSTVEKILRNGPASSRELTAALGISQPTLSRRIRDLARSVLVIDKGRSTRYALRREVAGESYFPLYQIDKLGKAHLFATLYSLYPADSCAVFDEQSGEWQLYDGLPWYLNDLRPVGFLGRAWGKAVARRLKLPEDVLQWNEEQRLVALCHYGEDMSGDLLPGAESYQRWLTRAAEIPVPMAGKAKYYATLSARALAGELIGSSAGGEQPKFTAYAELSGNRRSHVLVKFSAVPDNSIAQRWSDLLIAESLALQVVAEAGLCSAPTKVLFGDNQQCFLEIERFDRIGEHGRVALVSLEALDAEFSGSGGANWVTAAEKLLQQGIIDHQTWKTIGLYWAFGRLIANSDMHQGNLSFLRTEQWPMVLAPLYDMLPMAFAPANSGNMRETAVEIRLGNEVNGPIWRQAELMAVEFWQRTAQHPQISESFRAIAAQMLVQLQALNDRIQRLA
- a CDS encoding YtjB family periplasmic protein, whose product is MAKAKLKFRLHRTAIILICLALLVLLMQGASYFSLSHQMARSEQVEELAQTLTKQVAFSLTPLMDGDSDIDNQQVERILTQLTDHSRILDASVYQLDGTLIAHSGEQISVRDRLALDGKRAGSYFNHQLVESIQGKDGPLGFIRVTLDTHVLATESKQVDNTTNLLRLMILLALAIGIILARTLLQGRRSRWQQSPYLLTANTPLAEGNTVDDGDDEKPAEQEEMKKD